Sequence from the Eriocheir sinensis breed Jianghai 21 chromosome 22, ASM2467909v1, whole genome shotgun sequence genome:
tgtcacacacgttgtgttttacctctcactatttatattacaactccacatatgttcttacatagccagtgttttaatgtaattgtatcataggcagtctgcttgataaactcccactatgtatgttcatggtaactagactgctatttagatttttgtatatcgcgaggtcgcgatcactggtaggtgaccgagcagtgttatagtaggatatcaatgtattattattattattatttaatatcaccacgaattaggcatacaattgtcaatggaaaaaacccacgacagatagatcacgccaccttacaGGAATGTCgcccgtcagtgtttaccgtctcagtttgtatacatcgcatttcatagtgcgtggaggtcaccttgacgtacgtgaccaattgtaacaattattttccaacctgtaactcgtcactccttcacgagagtccgactgacacacaacggcagtcgctctcgctacgacgctccttgtacatataggctacgaatatattcgccttaaggaagctgaagtcttaatcaacgcccttcaAACGCCCCCCGGTAACCCGTTAcaatgttctctcttgagaaacgtcgcctccgaggaaaactgatcgaatgttttaaagtacttaatggtttcacgaatttagacagatcaacattgtttatgatcgatgacactttacgtacgaggaacaatggcgtaaaactcaaatgtagacaagtaaatttagactgcaccagatttttcttcaccaacgttgtagtgcgagaatggaataagctcccaccgtcagtggtccagtgtaacacgattgactccttcaaaaacaagctcgaccgtcacttcctttaacttaatatTAACTGGATGCCCTAACTTATGACGAGCAGGCAGACAAAACTAACCACAAGAAAGCACATTTTAAGGAACTAAGGAACTGTTTGGAGGAAGCAGACTGGAGCAAACTCAGAGGAACTAGAGAAACAGAGAAGTAGGAAAACCTAAAGGAAGATCGAAAGAATACAGCTTACAGAttaggaaaaagttggaaagtttcgtttagtcggcgcaacatctgtggtcatatgccggagagagacagaaggggaaggagttataggggaggggaacagatcccaggagacgggacacaacccctgattaatacctggtacccattcactgctgggtggacaggggcatagggtatcggaaaagccgtccaaatttttcaactccgcccgggaatcgaacccaggctctctcggttgtgagcagaGTGTGCTAActactgcaccatgaagcccccttaAAGATTAGGtaaagaatagataaataaatgaagtaatgACTGGCAAACAAAACATTGTAAGTAAAAGCAGGAAGCCAATATCTCCATCTCCATATAAATACTTGTTTCTGTTCTTCCGAAGAAATCCTGGACTTGGCCTTTGATGACGTAGCGTGACCAGGTGATGTTGTAGGGCACCGTGGAGGAGGTGTGGCAGGTGAGGACGGCGGGGCGTGAGGGCAGCATCGTAACATTGCTCGGGGCCTGGACCTGCGGCGGCGGCTCTAGGGGGGAACAGAATGGAGCGTAACTGATATGTAGAGTGAGGGAGAAAATCCGTGTTGTAATGTGACGAAGACGTAAGGTGTGCTGGACATGTGGCATACTCTGCAGTCCACGTCTGGTAACACTGACTTGAGTTGCCATCTGGTCCATGTACAGTCATAGATTGGTTTACCAGCTTGATTCAAGGTTAGGAATTGCAAACCAAAAATCTTGTAAACCAAAACTGTGAGTAAGTGTGGTGCTGAAAACGCAAATATTGCACACTAAAGCACAAATGTAAGTGGACACAAGCATGCGAGTCCTACATCTGCAAGTGAAAAACATGGACTAAGACTCCATTCCGATTGTTTTCCACTCTGAGCGCTCTCGTCCTGTGAAAAACAAGGGGAACACATGATCGTGTTTtcaacttgtacaaacaggatgctc
This genomic interval carries:
- the LOC127002007 gene encoding hemicentin-1-like, whose amino-acid sequence is MDDVAGYSGQPAVISCHVQTLVPFTLAWQKDGADLGTIQRFPQSSEVHYMVDSPGREDEGYYTCVATSSAGTGSSTVFLDVKEPPPQVQAPSNVTMLPSRPAVLTCHTSSTVPYNITWSRYVIKGQVQDFFGRTETSIYMEMEILASCFYLQCFVCQSLLHLFIYSLPNL